A part of Vicia villosa cultivar HV-30 ecotype Madison, WI unplaced genomic scaffold, Vvil1.0 ctg.000114F_1_1, whole genome shotgun sequence genomic DNA contains:
- the LOC131624383 gene encoding uncharacterized protein LOC131624383, which produces MKVFVEFIKDNKLIDVQCKGKTFSWFSGDGKAMSRLDRFLISDSVISRYDLEIEEGISGINEANFLLASCKENLVPEVVARRSEATSRMWKFMKIKENILLQKSRVRWDSEGDLNSHYFHSCLKERRRRNFIDGAVSESGTPESVEKVKERVRGYFAEKFVEKVRERPGFAVGTFKVMSREDSRMLESPFTEDEIKGAVWGCEGKRCLGPDGYTFTFIRKCWGFMKEDFYKFFHDFHSSARLSEAIVSSFITLIPKKDIPLGLQDYRHICLVGCLYKALAKLLASRLKKVLGDIISSSQSAFIPGRNLLDRVLVANEAVDYAKKANKSFLLFKVDLEKAYDNDCWDYLRYIVSGMNASIIGDYKGFLVGKDCVVNLLQYVDDTLLLGQGNWRQVWAFKAVLRGFEVTSGLGVNFHKSRLIGINLSEHFIGAAANFLTCKIEKSSFSFLGLPIGCNPRRIDTWKPLIGKLKARLDNWKSRFLSFGGRITLIKSILSSLFIFLLSFYKAPVSIYKEIRRIQANFLWGDKVSKKKIHWVGWDKVCTPLDRGGLGVRKIEEFNDALLLKWKWRIIQGGHSL; this is translated from the exons ATGAAGGTTTTTGTGGAGTTCATCAAAGACAACAAATTGATTGATGTTCAATGCAAAGGTAAAACTTTTAGTTGGTTCAGTGGCGACGGGAAGGCTATGAGCAGATTAGATAGGTTTCTAATATCTGATTCTGTTATCTCCAG GTACGACTTGGAAATTGAAGAGGGCATCTCTGGTATCAACGAAGCTAACTTTTTATTGGCAAGCTGTAAGGAAAATCTAGTACCAGAGGTGGTGGCGAGAAGAAGCGAGGCCACCAGTCGTATGTGGAAATTTATGAAAATTAAAGAGAACATTTTGCTGCAGAAGTCGCGGGTGCGGTGGGATTCTGAAGGTGATCTTAACAGCCATTACTTTCATAGTTGTTTGaaggagaggaggagaaggaattTCATTGACGGTGCTGTCTCTGAGTCGGGTACGCCAGAGTCAGTGGAGAAGGTTAAGGAGAGGGTTAGAGGTTACTTTGCGGAGAAGTTTGTAGAAAAGGTTAGGGAGAGACCTGGTTTTGCTGTAGGGACCTTTAAAGTTATGTCTCGGGAGGACTCGAGGATGCTGGAAAGCCCTTTTACAGAGGACGAAATCAAAGGAGCGGTTTGGGGTTGTGAAGGGAAGCGGTGTCTGGGTCCGGACGGATACACTTTTACATTCATTAGGAAGTGTTGGGGTTTCATGAAGGAGGATTTTTACAAGTTCTTTCATGATTTTCATAGTAGTGCGAGATTATCAGAAGCCATAGTGTCTTCCTTTATCACTTTGATTCCGAAGAAGGATATTCCGTTGGGACTTCAAGATTACAGGCATATTTGTCTCGTGGGCTGCTTGTACAAAGCTTTGGCAAAGTTACTTGCTTCTAGATTGAAGAAGGTTTTGGGCGATATCATCTCGAGTAGCCAAAGCGCTTTCATACCAGGAAGAAACTTACTAGACAGAGTCTTGGTTGCCAACGAGGCGGTGGACTATGCTAAGAAGGCGAATAAAAGTTTCTTGTTGTTTAAGGTTGATTTGGAGAAAGCGTACGATAACGATTGTTGGGACTACCTTCG GTATATTGTGTCTGGTATGAACGCGTCAATTATAGGTGATTACAAAGGCTTTTTGGTGGGAAAGGATTGTGTTGTCAATCTGCTGCAGTATGTGGATGACACGTTACTGCTGGGCCAGGGCAATTGGAGACAGGTTTGGGCGTTTAAAGCAGTGCTTAGGGGCTTTGAAGTAACGTCGGGGCTGGGGGTAAATTTCCATAAGAGCAGGTTGATCGGGATCAATTTGAGTGAACATTTCATCGGAGCAGCAGCGAACTTCTTGACTTGTAAGATagaaaagagttcttttagcttTTTGGGTTTGCCCATTGggtgcaatccaaggaggatcgATACTTGGAAACCGTTGATTGGGAAGCTGAAGGCTCGTCTAGACAATTGGAAAAGTAGGTTCCTTAGCTTCGGAGGGAGAATAACTTTAATTAAATCGATTCTATCTTCTTTGTTCATTTTCCTTCTTTCATTCTACAAAGCGCCGGTGTCGATCtataaagaaataagaaggatTCAAGCAAATTTTCTTTGGGGTGATAAAGTTTCCAAGAAGAAAATCCATTGGGTCGGATGGGATAAAGTTTGCACTCCTTTGGATAGAGGAGGTTTGGGAGTGAGGAAAATCGAAGAGTTTAACGATGCACTCTTgcttaaatggaagtggaggataATTCAAGGGGGTCACTCTCTTTAG